The Polyodon spathula isolate WHYD16114869_AA chromosome 3, ASM1765450v1, whole genome shotgun sequence genome has a segment encoding these proteins:
- the aldh5a1 gene encoding succinate-semialdehyde dehydrogenase, mitochondrial isoform X2: MGVSCLIRDRVLFSRSTPGLVGAIRRGYSLSVSPNLLRTQAYIGGHWVSAPASFPVLDPATGKELAKVEDCGPHEAKEAVNAAYTAFQSWKQSLAKERSVLLRKWYELVMQNKDDLAKLITAECGKPLKEAHGEVAYSASFLEWFSEEARRVYGDVVPLTAKDRRLLILKQPVGVASIITPWNFPSAMITRKAGAALAAGCTVVVKPAEDTPLSALALAELADQAGIPAGVYNVIPCSRTSTPAVGEVLCTNPLVSKISFTGSTATGKVLLRHAAGTVKRVSMELGGNAPFIVFDSADVDQAVIGAMGSKFRNSGQTCVCSNRFLVQKGIHDVFVEKLAKAMEKELHVGHGFESKTTQGPLINERAAEKVEKQIADAVSHGAKVVKGGKRLKGSFMEPTLLSNVTTDMLCTQEETFGPLVPVLKLFLFQGPQSDLESCRAAGSGDGRSE, encoded by the exons ATGGGCGTTTCCTGTCTAATTCGAGATCGTGTTCTTTTCTCTCGCTCTACCCCTGGCTTGGTTGGTGCGATCCGCCGGGGATATTCGCTCTCCGTCTCCCCGAATTTACTTCGCACTCAAGCCTACATCGGTGGTCACTGGGTGTCCGCTCCGGCTTCTTTCCCAGTATTAGATCCTGCAACCGGCAAGGAGCTAGCCAAGGTAGAGGACTGCGGGCCCCATGAGGCCAAAGAAGCTGTCAATGCTGCCTATACTGCATTTCAGTCGTGGAAGCAAAGCTTAGCTAAG gaaagAAGTGTGCTGCTCCGAAAATGGTACGAACTGGTCATGCAAAACAAAGATGATCTTGCCAAATTAATAACAGCAGAATGT GGGAAACCTTTAAAAGAAGCTCATGGGGAAGTTGCATACTCTGCCTCCTTTCTCGAATGGTTTTCTGAAGAAGCTCGACGGGTCTATGGCGATGTTGTCCCCCTTACTGCAAAGGACCGAAGGCTTCTGATACTCAAACAGCCTGTGGGAGTAGCATCAATTATAACTCCT TGGAACTTCCCCAGTGCAATGATCACTCGGAAAGCTGGAGCAGCCTTGGCAGCAGGATGCACAGTGGTGGTGAAACCAGCTGAGGACACTCCTCTATCTGCTCTTGCGCTGGCTGAG ctGGCTGATCAGGCAGGGATTCCAGCAGGAGTCTACAACGTTATCCCCTGCTCGAGGACCAGCACCCCTGCTGTCGGGGAGGTCTTGTGTACTAACCCACTGGTCAGCAAAATCTCCTTCACAGGCTCAACTGCTACTGGAAAG GTTCTGCTGAGACACGCCGCTGGTACAGTGAAGAGGGTCTCGATGGAGCTGGGGGGAAACGCTCCATTCATTGTGTTTGATAGTGCTGATGTGGACCAGGCTGTCATTGGGGCCATGGGTTCCAAGTTCAGAAACTCTGGTCAG ACCTGTGTCTGTTCAAACCGTTTCCTGGTGCAGAAAGGGATCCACGATGTATTTGTCGAAAAGCTAGCGAAAGCAATGGAGAAGGAGCTGCATGTGGGACATGGGTTTGAGTCAAAGACCACCCAGGGCCCCCTGATTAATGAAAGAGCTGCGGAAAAG GTGGAGAAGCAGATAGCAGATGCTGTGTCTCATGGTGCCAAAGTGGTAAAAGGAGGGAAGCGTCTCAAAGGATCTTTTATGGAGCCAACTCTCCTCTCCAACGTTACTACAGACATGCTGTGCACTCAAGAGGAGACGTTTGGACCCCTGGTGCCAGTTCTCAA